One Ranitomeya variabilis isolate aRanVar5 chromosome 4, aRanVar5.hap1, whole genome shotgun sequence genomic window, gttatatactgcgtggccagtgttatatactgcgtggccagtgttatatactgagtggccagtgttatatactgagtggccagtgttatatactgagtggccaCTCACTcgtatcaggttttttttttttttttgtttgagcaTGCGCAGTGCCGCCGTGTGTCTTCCGAAACCTGATAAAGGTGAGTATTTATTCCCGGATCCATCATAGCGCTGATTTTGATCCGGAGGAAGTTTCCTCTGGtgctcctggacatgcgcagtagtATTATGCACGGGCATATCCGGTTATACGCGGAGCTTCAACATTGTTCTCTAGACTGCAGTGAAGCCTCTATTTCCGGTCATGCGCAAACGAGGTAGATCTCGGCGTGAGGACCGATTTGAAGCATGACACGGACATGATTGTTTCTATCAACTGGTGTTGTCGATCATGTAATAGGTACCACTATATGAGTAACAAGGGTGGGGGTAAAACACCATGCATCACAAGTTAGAGAGGATTGTCTCTGAGAGTTTGGCCACCAAGCCTGCTTCACAAGCATTGCGAGTCTGGCCATTATGCCTGCTGCACAAGTTTTGCAACAAAGCTAAGTATCGCTGGCTATGATTTATTtatttactcctgatgaacctcagtggAGGGGAAACGCGCTGAGTGTGTGTTTGTTGCACTACTGTAGTCTGCAGTCTGCATAGACATTGGAGTTTACCTTTATTATTCCTCAGGGAGATTTAGAGTGTGTGTTTGTTGCACCAATCAGCATGCAATTTGCATAGACATTTTGCTTTTTGCAGTACCATAGTGTATAGAGATTGAAGCATGCTATATTACGGTGCATTTAATCCTTTGAGTTAGTGAGGCTGTTTGATACGTGCAGGTGTTTTTGCGCTCTAAAAATGTGGCTACTGAGGATACAGTGGTAATTGCTGTGATTATTAAGTGGACATATCTCGAACACATGCAGTTGCCAATCTATATCTATATACAGTGAGTAGTTGCATATAATATAGAAATACATTAGGTTTTTCTTATCCCTATTATTTATCTTTGACATGTGTGCACCAACTGTACATGGGGATTTTATGCTATTAGTAAGATCAGGATAAGTTAACTTCTACTATATTCTGCTCTTTTtcctctatctatctaatatataattgcctagaatactacttcctgcaatttgtgccaacttccgtggctttgtccggagctaatgtcctgagataatgtccggagctaatgtccggagataagtgacgtcaccagtgtcctacacccaggcagagcacaggggccccaggcagcatatggggccccaggcagagcacagtggccccaggcagagcacaggggccccaggcagagcacagtggtcccaggcagagcacaggggccccaggcagcctatggggccccaggcagagcacagtggccccaggcagagcacaggggccccaggcagcatatggggccccaggcagagcacaggggccccaggcagagcacaggggccccaggcagcatatggggccccaggcagagcacaggggccccaggcagcatatggggccccaggcagagcacaggggccccaggcagagcacagtggccccaggcagagcacagtggccccaggcagagcacagtggccccaggcagcatatggggccccaggcagagcacagtggccccaggcagagcacacaccaaatcggaggccgaggggccccgccaaccaaatcagaggccgagggtccccgcccaccaaatcggaggccgagagtccccgcccaccaaattggaggccgaggggccccgccaaccaaatcggaggccgagggtccccgcccaccaaatcggaggacgaggggccccaccaaccaaatcggaggccgaggagccccacccaccaaaagtaagtgcggccccaaaagtaagtgcgcccccgggtgcaaaagtaagtgcgaccccgggtgcaaaagtaagtgcgcccccgggtgcaaaagtaagtgcgcccccgggtgcaaaagtaagtgcgcccccgggtgcaaaagtaagtgcgcccccgggtgcaaaagtaagtgcgcccccgggtgcaaaagtaagtgcgcccccgggtgcaaaagtaagtgcgcccccgggtgcaaaagtaagtgcgcccccgggtgcaaaagtaagtgcgcccccgggtgcaaaagtaagtgcgcccccgggtgcaaaagtaagtgcgcccccgggtgcaaaagtaagtgcgcccccgggtgcaaaagtaagtgcgcccccgggtgcaaaagtaagtgcgcccccgggtgcaaaagtaagcgcgcccccggccccgggtgcaaaagtaagcgcgccccccagtcccgtgtgtgaaaagtgctgctgtaaagctggtagcgctgttcaagcaccatgtatttccttcaggaaatgcccatctaatatataattgcctagaatactacttcctgcaatttgtgccaagaaagaacataccaatatacatagttattgatacatattatttattatttacattattgttcttaagcaaagaaccgttgttgtggcatttgccacaacacgcaaagttgttgtctgatgtctttcatcactcccctcataagcatgttcatggatcctgtgtaactgtaccttaaataacaagaattgtcaagagctggtgagtgcagccattttttgttctttcttactattatttattaattgtattattcttacatttgaataaataaagtatatatggattctagactcccgattctttagaatcgggctgccatctagtagatatataacaagtgtttggttttttgttttttcatggatTCTGTAGCCAACAATTAGGTATCCATATAAGAAGACATCTACATAATAACCTATTTCTAGTGTAGCCAATAGATAAGTTTCAACTAGCTTTATTAATGAGCCTACAATTGAAAGACAAACAGCACGACTCTATCACCCTATCTTTTCACCCTTTAGGTATCTTTCTCACTCCCCTGTCACTGTTGGGCACAATAGGGCAGACAGGgagagccgccgacgagtgggggcgccaaagcgcaggttatagggtgccaacctccgctggcaggcagggtGAGTTAGGCCATAtatagggacaggcacctcccctGGGTGCTTCCATATATTTTAGTGCATTGGTGTTGGTGTTTATTCACATATTTTTGTGTATATTGGTTTTAGATATAAAACatcaattttattaataatatttaCACATTAGAGTCTAGCGGTGATTATAAGGTGAGCGGAGTACTTTGCCGATGTACTCAGTtgacctcaatgacgtcaccgctagtgtgagaactttctcacgccctagcggtgacatcagtgaggtgaaCTGAGTTTATTGGCTATGAAGTCCGCGGACCTTTCTCACGACACAGTGAGGCACTGATGCTGTGCTATGACATACAGTTTAGTGTTTCTGCTGGCTGCCAGGCTGAACACTCATATCATGCCAGCGTTGAGCCCGACAACTAGTTGTAGAAGAGCTAGACTAGGAAGAGGACAACTGGATTATCTTCTCATTGGAGAGGTGAGGAATATAGTAGTTTATTTTGTTCACTCTTTTACAGGGGACACTGGCATCTGAGGATTATATTCACGCTTGATAGGTGAGGATTATGTTGGTTTATAATTGTATTTCTTtaacaggggacatgggcttcagtggcTTAGGCATCAAGGTgagtgtaacaaaaaaaaaaaaaaaaaaaaaaaaggtaagtgTCTATTTCAATTAAAGtattttattctgggtgttttctatttacaatatgactatggggttagtaatgggggtgtcttacagacacctctccattactaaaccctgggattgatgtcagctgtcaaTACAAGGCTGACACCAACCCCGATACTATTACTCCACTctccaacgcaccagggcaagtgggaagagccaggccaaTTGCCATTATTGGTGCATCTCATTGATTCACCTTTTCTTGGTCAACTGGGGGCTGATttttttttagtctgggagggggccaatatgcatggccccttcctagcctattaacacCAGCCCGCCActgtgcctagcctttgctggttattaattagagGGGGACCATACGGCTTTATGGGGGATtcaccattttaataaccagtaaaggctaagtaaaaaGCTGtgggatattaatagcctggggagAGTCTTATTTCTTgtcaggctacaaacatcagcccccagctgtctgctttgtctctgctggttaaaaacaaacaaacaaaaaaaacgggGACCCCCATGCCATGCTTTTCTGTAATTTATTGATTACTAAAATTCATGTATAGTAAGCTACACATGCAATGCATAaattatatatctcactcacaTTTCTGTCTacatatgttttgaagaatatttcctttgaaaaccatCTTTAAGTGACAGATTTActatatgtaaaagctcatgttaaaaatcgCTTTGCTTACGGATTGCATTCGCATGTCATTCAGATGCTAAACACGAATTGTACTCCCATGAAAACTGCATGTGTTataggtgtgtcagaggctgcagaccgtcgctCTGCATCTAACTGCAGACTGTCTCATTAGTGTgttttgcagacttcttcctgggccttcctgactttaggacccagtggaAACTTCCCCCcgactctagttgacacacctagaCCGGTGTGTATATAACTCCCAAGCTTGCTGCCGGAACTTGcggttgatatttctatttcctGTTCCCTGTtgcggcttggagctatagcaattGGCTATAttcctctctggtgtttggagCACGGCCGTGTTTCTCTGAGTTTACTtaagctaagtgttcccccttgattgtgtatcccatctgtctttagtggtagtggggattgactagcgctCATCCTGTTCTTCCCGACACAGGACTtatttattgccagggtcaggcagggattaggtgcagaacctatatagtgaggatagatctaacgtcaccctgtctacgGGTTTCcactccccccccccttccctaGTATTTGCTTCCCTTTCCCTTAGTGTTGCACTTAGCCATTCGTACACTTTGCGTGACAGCATGCCACTCGTGGATCAACATCAGACCGAGTTTTTAGACAAtactgtgactccagccttaccccCATTTCTGCAGGCGGCAGTCCATGCCACTGCAGAAAACATCCTGATCGGGTTGGTGTCAGAATACCCTTTGTGGTGGTGGCACCAGAGAGTGGTTACAGTTAGTGAAGTGAGGAGTATATTCGGCACCAAGTAGACTTACTGGTTTTCCTGGCAGTATCTTAAACATTCCAGGAGAGTTGGCAAAAATTAGCTAATGGCTTGGTTATCCTAGTCAAATTGTACTGCATACTTCCCAAAAATAGGAATTAAAAATCCCTGTGTGGGCTCCTTAAGCTGGATAGATCTTGGATTAATCTTTTCCCACCAAGTCTGAGTcagtaaaagttttttttttaatattttaaaatctACTATCTTTAAAATTGCAGATTGCTCCTAGAAAATGAGGAAGAAGGCAAGGGGTGCAGTCACTATATGAGGACCTTAAAAAGAGGAGTTTGCCTCCTGGTCCAGCCTCTCTTGTGCAGCTTTGTTTCACGGCTTCCTGTATGGCTCTGTATGCGATGCCCACCCTCTGTGCATGAGCACAAGGTGCCATATCTCACATGCAACAGATATCCTAACAACTAGTAGTGTAGGAGGAAAGGGCACTGGTGAATTGTAAGCAGTGACATCACTGGGTCTCATAAGCccatgaccaggtgctccccaTTAAATTTCAGACAGAGGGAGTGAAAAGAAATATCAGAAGAATTGTCAAAGGACCACCTGTATAGTGCTAAAGACAAGAAAGACCTGGCATCACCAGGTACAATTGTTTTAAAGAAAACAATAAGCAATGCACTCAACctctatggcctgtatgcacgctcaccacgcaggACTCCATTGCTTAAcaaaaatatcggattacgtaccggtaatgctcttttatagagcccacgacagcacccactgagagaggggatccgcccctaggaacaggaaacctacagagagataaaaggggcggccccccctcgctcctcagttgttttacagagaataaggaggaaccgccgccaggttttttagtttaacaggattttaggcatatatacatatttacaagctcatatcatattactctattatatacatctccctattaagacaccacgtgcaactaaagaaaagaaaaagggagggatttgaatgggtgctgtcgtgggctctataaaagagcattaccggtacgtaatccgatattttctattcgccacgacagcacccactgagagattttcagagactatatactgggtgggttaactgaatccagaaccgaaaccccaaaggttaggtcagaagcagcagatagatctaatctataatgtctatagaaggtatttggtgaagaccaagttgcagccttacatataaggtctattggcacgttcgccctttctgcccaggaggtcgacacggctcttgtggaatgtgctcccacatgcattggaggttctcttcctccagctttatacgccaggattatggcatctcttatccatcgtgacagcgtgttctttgtaactctggaacccttggttttcccctggaaagacacaaaaagagccctactcttcctccagtccctagtcttctctaaataggctagaacagttctcttaacatctagggtatgaagccttgCTTCCTCTGGAGTTGAGTGGTCTTTatagaaggtaggtaacaagatctcctgagatctatgaaaactagtggctaccttagggagataacaagggtctGTTTTTAAGATTATTCTATCAGATGTTACGGACAGATAAGGAGGGTCAattgataaggcatggagatcactcactctcctagcggatactaacgctaccaacagtattgtttttagcgagatgttctttaatgaggccgcatgtagaggctcaaacgggctttgtgtcaaggcatctaggaccagagatagatcccactgtggcacctgtggtatatgaataggttttgagcgttcacatgctgatataaaacgcgaaacccatctatctcccgccacatcataactaaagagtGCCCCCAGAGCTGAGACCTGGACTCTTAGGGTATTTACAGACAGTCCCAACTCAAGCCCTTTTTGTAAGAACTCCAATATCGAATTTATAGGTACTTCAGCGGAAAGTTGTGTAgtatgaaattgaaggaattttttccaaaccctgacatagatttgggtagtaGACGGCTTcctactcttcataagagtatctataagcccactggaaaaaccccttaaagttagtaagtgcctctcaaattccatacagtcagattcatgccttttacccgaggatggaaaaacggtccctgagatAACAGGTCCTTGGactgaggcaggatccaagggtctgtagttgacatcgccctgagccatgagaaccatggccttttgggccagaatggggccacCAACAGGACTCTTGctccctcctcccttatttttctgattactataggtaataggttccatggagggaatgcataagccaggtcgaatgtccatggcacctgaagggcatcgaatatgtccgggttgtccagtctgcaaagggaggcaaaagttttgacctgacggttggaccttgttgcgaacaggtctatttgaggtactccccatcggtctgttattaatctgaaaatctttctgctgagcatccactccccttgatgaagggtatggcgactgaggaaatcggcccgaatattgtctatgcctctgatgtgcactgctgataaggacaacagatgactttcCGCTAAGGTCATGATGTCCGATGAGATtttcataagattttctgaccgtgtacctccttgatgattcaaataggctactgccgaggtgttgtccgagaggacccttgtgtgagagcctcgtagctggggaagaaagtggagtagggagtaatatatagctcttaattcttttacattagaggaattagaTAAATCTGATctggaccaaaggccctgaaccacctgatctttaaaatgtgctccccagccttccggactagcatccgtggttacTATGGTAGTAGGGGTGATGACCCAAGGTACCCCCTCTGATAAatttccccaatctaaccaccatgtaagggagtgtactacctctgaTGATAAATAAATTGTTCGGTCCAAATGTCCTTTATTTTTAATGTCCTCCTGCAATATAAATTTCTGGagctgcctggtatggaattgcccccatttaaccgcagggatacaaGATGACAATGAACCCAGTaatgacatggcatttctcagaGACATGCTACGTTTTTTGATTGCCAGGCTTACTTTGCCAACAATAGAAGACTTCTTATCATCAGGTAACCGACAAATTTGGTCCactgaatccagaaggagtcctaggaatctctgacaagtgacgggttggagtctggatttttcccagttgacaatccagccCAGCGTTTGTAAGGAAAACGCCACCTCCTCCAACCTTTGTTCACACTGTAAGGAGTTTTTTCCAACAATTAGTaagtcatccagatatggaatgaCCAGAGTGTCTTTTAACCGCAGAAAAGACATTACCTCCAACAGCAATTTAGTAAAGACCCTAGGGgccatggacaggccaaagggcattgccctaTATTGTAAATGACGAATTTGCCCGTCTATAactactgctacccgaagaaactgctggtgtgactggtgtataggaagatggtaatacgcatccttaagatccagtactaccatgtaacagtttgggAACAGATTTTTAATAGCTGACcgaacagattccattttaaatgttacgGGTCTTATGAACGTGTTTAGTCTTCTCAGATTAAATATGgttctataggatccgtcaggcttagtaatcagaaacaagggggagtagaaccccaaCCCTGTTTGAGATGACGGGACGTCTATCAAAACCCGTTTGGCAAGAAGGGACTTAATTTCTATCTCCAGTGCCTCCTGTTGCagtctggattttagggaggtgagcaggaaggaatccggaggtttaCGAATAAAGTCTAGagtgaggcctgaggatattaatttcAAGGCCCATGGATTAACAGTTATTTTATTCCATTGATTTTTGAATCCTagaagtctaccgcccactggtggaatagggttcccggaatttttcagctggtttgaagggacgtttattgaacaaattgcccttctgcctgaactctttgttcctccattctttaaagcctccctttctgccaaatgatggcttcctgaatgcccttctgtaagaaggaacaaatggattagggaagcccttctttcgctcacccgccttagtgaggaTTTCATCCAACACacttccaaagaggtactcaccctgacagggtatggcacataatttggatctagactgggcatcacccttccagttttttagccataaagCTCGGCGAGCAGTATTGGAGAGGCTGGCAGttctggccgccaggcggagagaatccacggaggcatcggatataaatgccgcagcACCTTTTATCAAGGGAATTGATGCACGTAATTTTTCTCTAGAAACCCCATTTCTGATATTTTGGTCCAGCTGctctaaccaaaccagcatagacctACTGGTACACGTGGCTGAGATTGCTGGCTTGAAAGCAGTaacacaggcctcccatgattttTTAAGGAGTGCATCCGATTTCCTATCCATAGGATCGgataaggaacctgcatcctccacaggtaaagaGGAACGGCGAGATGTAGATGCTACTGCTGCATCGACTTTAGGTACTTTGGCCCAGGAATCCATATCCTCGTCATCAAAGGGGTAGCGTCTCTTACAGGGTATTGGCACAAACCCTTTTTGCCGTTTGCCCCATTCCTTTTTGACGAGGTCTTTTATGGCCTGATTTACGGGAAACACCTGGCCCTTCCGTTGAGAAAGACCAGCGAACATAAGTTCCTGAGGCGTTTGGGGTTCTTTTGACTCAGTCAACCCCATCGTACTTCTCACTGACTTTATTAAGTTATTGACACCGTCAGTAGGAAAACAGACATAATCCTGTTCCCCTGATGATTCAGACGACTGAGACACATCCGAATCCACCTCTC contains:
- the LOC143764971 gene encoding uncharacterized protein LOC143764971, producing MNDIRLIIREELQSLGGGPSVNVEKRSRRRSSPKADTSAESGEVDSDVSQSSESSGEQDYVCFPTDGVNNLIKSVRSTMGLTESKEPQTPQELMFAGLSQRKGQVFPVNQAIKDLVKKEWGKRQKGFVPIPCKRRYPFDDEDMDSWAKVPKVDAAVASTSRRSSLPVEDAGSLSDPMDRKSDALLKKSWEACVTAFKPAISATCTSRSMLVWLEQLDQNIRNGVSREKLRASIPLIKGAAAFISDASVDSLRLAARTASLSNTARRALWLKNWKGDAQSRSKLCAIPCQEGHSGSHHLAEREALKNGGTKSSGRRAICSINVPSNQLKNSGNPIPPVGGRLLGFKNQWNKITVNPWALKLISSGLTLDFIRKPPDSFLLTSLKSRLQQEALEIEIKSLLAKRVLIDVPSSQTGLGFYSPLFLITKPDGSYRTIFNLRRLNTFIRPVTFKMESVRSAIKNLFPNCYMVVLDLKDAYYHLPIHQSHQQFLRVAVVIDGQIRHLQYRAMPFGLSMAPRVFTKLLLEVMSFLRLKDTLVIPYLDDLLIVGKNSLQCEQRLEEVAFSLQTLGWIVNWEKSRLQPVTCQRFLGLLLDSVDQICRLPDDKKSSIVGKVSLAIKKRSMSLRNAMSLLGSLSSCIPAVKWGQFHTRQLQKFILQEDIKNKGHLDRTIYLSSEVVHSLTWWLDWGNLSEGVPWVITPTTIVTTDASPEGWGAHFKDQVVQGLWSRSDLSNSSNVKELRAIYYSLLHFLPQLRGSHTRVLSDNTSAVAYLNHQGGTRSENLMKISSDIMTLAESHLLSLSAVHIRGIDNIRADFLSRHTLHQGEWMLSRKIFRLITDRWGVPQIDLFATRSNRQVKTFASLCRLDNPDIFDALQVPWTFDLAYAFPPWNLLPIVIRKIREEGARVLLVAPFWPKRPWFSWLRAMSTTDPWILPQSKDLLSQGPFFHPRVKGMNLTVWNLRGTY